Proteins encoded together in one Triticum dicoccoides isolate Atlit2015 ecotype Zavitan chromosome 7B, WEW_v2.0, whole genome shotgun sequence window:
- the LOC119338232 gene encoding disease resistance protein RGA5-like isoform X2, with the protein MEAATGALSPALRKLGELLAGEYNLEKRVKKGVQSLRTELEMVHAVLREVGKMPLNQLQEPVQIWAGKVRDLSCDMEDAVDDFLVRVGEGSGSKPTDMRSRINKFLKKTTKLFGKGKALHQICDAIKEVQDLAKELVELRKKYELDMFSSTNGATIDPRVLALQKDVGELVGLDRTRDELIKTLICENGSSKEHLKTISIVGVGGLGKTTLTKVVFETIKVQFDCAAFVPVGQNPDIRKFFKDLLYGLDKEKFKDIHNTTRDEKLLMEEISEFLLDKRYLVVIDDIWEEEIWRCINCALCKNKLNSRVITTTRNMSVSEACLSSSDDMIHQMKPLSDEDSQILFNRRIFQSKEKCPEDLQVVSRDILKKCGGVPLAIITIASLLVSNQKIKQKDEWVHVCNSMGRGLTQGGIVKDMKRILSLSYYDLPSHLKPCLLYLSIFPEDSEIERDWLIWRWLAEGFIQCDKEESKCDKEKSRLFEIGESYFNELMNRSLIQPAKTNDEGVVVTCHIHDMVLDLICSLSNEEKFVSMLDNVQWHAPNLQKKFRRLSLHNINAKVQNHQFDSTSLAKVRTFAVFSPVTCDWLPSLSSFQFLRVLDLGNCGSRESSSGISLKYVGNFIHLRYLGLEDADVCKLPMDIGKLQLLQTLDVRDTSIKELPASVIQLRNLICLCVNSEVRLPKGMGNLTSLEVLEQVGLSSSPHIVKELRHLTEVRSRTLSVDCDNMDEDLIDVLIESLGNLHKLQNLRIVYCGRLIDRMCESWVPPPNLRSFVSRGSSYSPSWFSRLPKWINSSLLPHLSRLEIDELQGDDIQIIGMLPALRFLRLRASRVMGTLVVRADAFPSARCCIFRGFPTGPCLFPPGAMPRVQHLVFKVSAPSIASGEVDCGLGHLPSLEHVQVCLERENSSDEETETAKAWLRRAGEAHPKRPTIEIKHNYWQLSC; encoded by the exons ATGGAGGCTGCTACTGGGGCGTTGAGCCCTGCCCTGCGTAAGCTCGGTGAGCTGCTCGCTGGAGAATACAACCTGGAGAAGCGAGTAAAGAAAGGTGTACAATCACTTCGTACAGAACTGGAGATGGTGCACGCCGTACTTCGTGAGGTTGGCAAGATGCCACTGAATCAGCTCCAGGAGCCGGTCCAGATTTGGGCTGGCAAGGTGAGAGACCTGTCTTGCGACATGGAAGACGCTGTTGACGACTTCCTGGTGCGTGTGGGTGAGGGTTCAGGCAGCAAGCCAACGGACATGAGGAGTCGAATCAATAAGTTCCTCAAGAAGACCACCAAACTGTTTGGTAAGGGCAAAGCACTTCATCAAATCTGTGATGCCATCAAAGAAGTTCAGGATCTTGCCAAGGAGTTGGTTGAGCTGCGTAAAAAGTATGAGCTTGACATGTTTAGCTCTACCAACGGTGCTACCATTGACCCTCGTGTGTTAGCTCTACAAAAAGATGTAGGGGAGCTTGTTGGACTTGACCGCACAAGGGATGAACTTATTAAAACACTGATTTGTGAGAACGGGAGTTCCAAGGAGCACTTGAAGACAATCTCTATTGTTGGTGTTGGTGGCCTAGGCAAGACAACCCTCACCAAAGTAGTTTTCGAGACGATCAAAGTCCAATTTGATTGTGCAGCTTTTGTCCCGGTGGGTCAGAACCCAGATATCAGGAAATTTTTCAAAGACCTACTCTATGGCCTCGACAAAGAGAAGTTCAAAGACATTCATAATACAACAAGAGATGAGAAATTACTCATGGAGGAAATCAGTGAATTCCTTCTGGATAAGAG GTACCTCGTCGTAATTGATGATATATGGGAAGAAGAAatatggagatgtataaattgtgcTTTGTGTAAAAACAAACTCAATAGTCGGGTAATCACAACAACCCGTAATATGAGTGTGTCTGAAGCATGTCTCTCTTCCAGTGATGACATGATTCACCAAATGAAACCTCTTTCTGATGAAGATTCACAGATACTCTTCAATAGAAGAATATTTCAAAGCAAAGAGAAATGTCCAGAAGATTTGCAAGTAGTATCGAGAGATATATTGAAGAAATGTGGGGGTGTACCATTGGCCATCATTACAATAGCTAGCCTCCTGGTTAGTAACCAAAAGATAAAGCAAAAAGATGAATGGGTGCATGTGTGCAATTCGATGGGCCGTGGACTTACACAAGGTGGTATTGTGAAGGACATGAAGAGGATATTATCACTCAGCTATTATGATTTGCCATCCCATCTGAAGCCTTGTTTATTATACCTAAGCATCTTTCCTGAAGACTCTGAGATTGAGAGAGATTGGTTGATATGGAGGTGGCTTGCAGAAGGTTTTATCCAGTGTGACAAAGAAGAAAGCAAGTGTGACAAAGAAAAAAGCAGGCTATTTGAGATCGGAGAGAGCTACTTCAACGAGCTCATGAATAGGAGCTTGATCCAGCCTGCGAAAACCAATGATGAAGGAGTGGTAGTAACTTGCCATATACATGATATGGTGCTTGACCTTATATGCTCACTGTCAAATGAGGAGAAATTTGTCTCCATGTTGGATAATGTTCAGTGGCATGCACCTAATCTGCAAAAGAAATTTCGCAGGCTATCACTTCATAATATCAACGCAAAGGTTCAGAACCATCAGTTTGATAGCACTAGCCTGGCAAAAGTGAGGACCTTTGCTGTTTTCTCTCCTGTTACCTGTGATTGGTTGCCATCTCTCTCAAGCTTCCAATTTTTACGTGTGCTGGATCTTGGAAATTGTGGAAGCCGTGAAAGTAGCTCTGGTATCAGTCTCAAGTATGTGGGGAATTTTATTCACCTAAGGTACCTAGGGCTCGAGGATGCAGATGTTTGCAAACTCCCAATGGACATAGGCAAGTTGCAGCTTTTGCAGACACTGGATGTAAGAGACACTAGTATAAAAGAATTACCTGCAAGTGTTATTCAGCTCAGAAATTTGATATGCCTATGTGTCAATTCGGAGGTGAGGCTGCCAAAAGGAATGGGGAACCTGACATCCCTCGAAGTGCTAGAACAAGTAGGCTTATCCTCATCTCCTCACATTGTGAAAGAGCTGAGGCATCTGACAGAGGTTAGGAGTAGGACACTCAGTGTTGACTGTGATAACATGGACGAGGATTTGATTGATGTATTAATCGAGTCTCTAGGCAACCTGCACAAATTGCAAAATCTACGTATTGTTTATTGCGGCAGATTGATAGATCGCATGTGTGAAAGCTGGGTGCCCCCTCCAAACCTCCGTAGTTTTGTTTCACGGGGCAGCTCCTATTCTCCTTCGTGGTTCTCGCGACTTCCGAAGTGGATTAATTCAAGTTTGCTTCCCCACCTCTCCCGCCTGGAAATAGAT GAACTGCAAGGGGATGACATTCAGATCATTGGGATGCTGCCTGCTCTTCGGTTTCTGCGGCTGCGTGCAAGTCGCGTGATGGGAACGTTGGTTGTGAGGGCCGATGCATTCCCATCTGCGAGATGCTGCATCTTCAGAGGGTTTCCGACGGGGCCGTGCCTTTTCCCACCTGGAGCTATGCCAAGGGTTCAGCACCTTGTGTTCAAGGTCTCCGCACCGTCGATCGCAAGCGGTGAGGTTGACTGCGGCCTGGGGCACCTCCCTTCTCTCGAGCATGTTCAGGTTTGTCTGGAGCGTGAGAATTCCAGCGATGAAGAGACGGAGACAGCCAAGGCTTGGCTGAGGCGCGCAGGAGAAGCCCATCCAAAACGTCCCACCATTGAAATCAAGCATAACTATTGGCAGCTGAGCTGCTAG
- the LOC119338232 gene encoding disease resistance protein RGA5-like isoform X1, whose protein sequence is MEAATGALSPALRKLGELLAGEYNLEKRVKKGVQSLRTELEMVHAVLREVGKMPLNQLQEPVQIWAGKVRDLSCDMEDAVDDFLVRVGEGSGSKPTDMRSRINKFLKKTTKLFGKGKALHQICDAIKEVQDLAKELVELRKKYELDMFSSTNGATIDPRVLALQKDVGELVGLDRTRDELIKTLICENGSSKEHLKTISIVGVGGLGKTTLTKVVFETIKVQFDCAAFVPVGQNPDIRKFFKDLLYGLDKEKFKDIHNTTRDEKLLMEEISEFLLDKRYLVVIDDIWEEEIWRCINCALCKNKLNSRVITTTRNMSVSEACLSSSDDMIHQMKPLSDEDSQILFNRRIFQSKEKCPEDLQVVSRDILKKCGGVPLAIITIASLLVSNQKIKQKDEWVHVCNSMGRGLTQGGIVKDMKRILSLSYYDLPSHLKPCLLYLSIFPEDSEIERDWLIWRWLAEGFIQCDKEESKCDKEKSRLFEIGESYFNELMNRSLIQPAKTNDEGVVVTCHIHDMVLDLICSLSNEEKFVSMLDNVQWHAPNLQKKFRRLSLHNINAKVQNHQFDSTSLAKVRTFAVFSPVTCDWLPSLSSFQFLRVLDLGNCGSRESSSGISLKYVGNFIHLRYLGLEDADVCKLPMDIGKLQLLQTLDVRDTSIKELPASVIQLRNLICLCVNSEVRLPKGMGNLTSLEVLEQVGLSSSPHIVKELRHLTEVRSRTLSVDCDNMDEDLIDVLIESLGNLHKLQNLRIVYCGRLIDRMCESWVPPPNLRSFVSRGSSYSPSWFSRLPKWINSSLLPHLSRLEIDVEELFFFFEKGGKPQPLHQYDAYGPLIRCGGTARG, encoded by the exons ATGGAGGCTGCTACTGGGGCGTTGAGCCCTGCCCTGCGTAAGCTCGGTGAGCTGCTCGCTGGAGAATACAACCTGGAGAAGCGAGTAAAGAAAGGTGTACAATCACTTCGTACAGAACTGGAGATGGTGCACGCCGTACTTCGTGAGGTTGGCAAGATGCCACTGAATCAGCTCCAGGAGCCGGTCCAGATTTGGGCTGGCAAGGTGAGAGACCTGTCTTGCGACATGGAAGACGCTGTTGACGACTTCCTGGTGCGTGTGGGTGAGGGTTCAGGCAGCAAGCCAACGGACATGAGGAGTCGAATCAATAAGTTCCTCAAGAAGACCACCAAACTGTTTGGTAAGGGCAAAGCACTTCATCAAATCTGTGATGCCATCAAAGAAGTTCAGGATCTTGCCAAGGAGTTGGTTGAGCTGCGTAAAAAGTATGAGCTTGACATGTTTAGCTCTACCAACGGTGCTACCATTGACCCTCGTGTGTTAGCTCTACAAAAAGATGTAGGGGAGCTTGTTGGACTTGACCGCACAAGGGATGAACTTATTAAAACACTGATTTGTGAGAACGGGAGTTCCAAGGAGCACTTGAAGACAATCTCTATTGTTGGTGTTGGTGGCCTAGGCAAGACAACCCTCACCAAAGTAGTTTTCGAGACGATCAAAGTCCAATTTGATTGTGCAGCTTTTGTCCCGGTGGGTCAGAACCCAGATATCAGGAAATTTTTCAAAGACCTACTCTATGGCCTCGACAAAGAGAAGTTCAAAGACATTCATAATACAACAAGAGATGAGAAATTACTCATGGAGGAAATCAGTGAATTCCTTCTGGATAAGAG GTACCTCGTCGTAATTGATGATATATGGGAAGAAGAAatatggagatgtataaattgtgcTTTGTGTAAAAACAAACTCAATAGTCGGGTAATCACAACAACCCGTAATATGAGTGTGTCTGAAGCATGTCTCTCTTCCAGTGATGACATGATTCACCAAATGAAACCTCTTTCTGATGAAGATTCACAGATACTCTTCAATAGAAGAATATTTCAAAGCAAAGAGAAATGTCCAGAAGATTTGCAAGTAGTATCGAGAGATATATTGAAGAAATGTGGGGGTGTACCATTGGCCATCATTACAATAGCTAGCCTCCTGGTTAGTAACCAAAAGATAAAGCAAAAAGATGAATGGGTGCATGTGTGCAATTCGATGGGCCGTGGACTTACACAAGGTGGTATTGTGAAGGACATGAAGAGGATATTATCACTCAGCTATTATGATTTGCCATCCCATCTGAAGCCTTGTTTATTATACCTAAGCATCTTTCCTGAAGACTCTGAGATTGAGAGAGATTGGTTGATATGGAGGTGGCTTGCAGAAGGTTTTATCCAGTGTGACAAAGAAGAAAGCAAGTGTGACAAAGAAAAAAGCAGGCTATTTGAGATCGGAGAGAGCTACTTCAACGAGCTCATGAATAGGAGCTTGATCCAGCCTGCGAAAACCAATGATGAAGGAGTGGTAGTAACTTGCCATATACATGATATGGTGCTTGACCTTATATGCTCACTGTCAAATGAGGAGAAATTTGTCTCCATGTTGGATAATGTTCAGTGGCATGCACCTAATCTGCAAAAGAAATTTCGCAGGCTATCACTTCATAATATCAACGCAAAGGTTCAGAACCATCAGTTTGATAGCACTAGCCTGGCAAAAGTGAGGACCTTTGCTGTTTTCTCTCCTGTTACCTGTGATTGGTTGCCATCTCTCTCAAGCTTCCAATTTTTACGTGTGCTGGATCTTGGAAATTGTGGAAGCCGTGAAAGTAGCTCTGGTATCAGTCTCAAGTATGTGGGGAATTTTATTCACCTAAGGTACCTAGGGCTCGAGGATGCAGATGTTTGCAAACTCCCAATGGACATAGGCAAGTTGCAGCTTTTGCAGACACTGGATGTAAGAGACACTAGTATAAAAGAATTACCTGCAAGTGTTATTCAGCTCAGAAATTTGATATGCCTATGTGTCAATTCGGAGGTGAGGCTGCCAAAAGGAATGGGGAACCTGACATCCCTCGAAGTGCTAGAACAAGTAGGCTTATCCTCATCTCCTCACATTGTGAAAGAGCTGAGGCATCTGACAGAGGTTAGGAGTAGGACACTCAGTGTTGACTGTGATAACATGGACGAGGATTTGATTGATGTATTAATCGAGTCTCTAGGCAACCTGCACAAATTGCAAAATCTACGTATTGTTTATTGCGGCAGATTGATAGATCGCATGTGTGAAAGCTGGGTGCCCCCTCCAAACCTCCGTAGTTTTGTTTCACGGGGCAGCTCCTATTCTCCTTCGTGGTTCTCGCGACTTCCGAAGTGGATTAATTCAAGTTTGCTTCCCCACCTCTCCCGCCTGGAAATAGATGTGGAGgaacttttttttttttttgaaaaggggggaaaaccccagcctctgcatcagtacGATGCATACGGCCCTCTCATTAGATGTGGAGGAACTGCAAGGGGATGA